A single Osmerus mordax isolate fOsmMor3 chromosome 7, fOsmMor3.pri, whole genome shotgun sequence DNA region contains:
- the pmelb gene encoding premelanosome protein b, whose amino-acid sequence MRAALSVLVLALVSSAVAKPKNRFTRYPSWNTRMFPIWKDGDPRYADSWKGGHVKFIVGNDAPTLTGAKVTFTIDLEFPHNQKIMPSGEVVWAQDCTVNGTNYRESEPVYPTQNTEWKGIFPDGTPFKKDKQPSYVFVWKTWDQYWQVSDGPSSSLTISTDNVPLGSYTVDIVIYHYRSKEKFIPLGYASTEFSITDQIPFAVSLTQVNDIDEADLRFVQNRAIAFSVSLHDPSQYLSNADITYNWDFGDNSGALISRELTVTHTYVSSGSFRPKVVVQAVIPDIRCVTPANTPTVNSVTLLPPGPYADMASTASAPADASAAPVLSSQRTVFSLDVGPTAPTEMDSEEDVTEDEASSTSAAPAAQDAVQLVQTPSPINPGVPTGPALAPAASKALEMAGGEAVTADRAATKTGPGPSVVVAKRDANDPPSDDDCVIYRYGSFCTGIDVVEGIESVEIVQVSNTVLKTPEAEKNVVDLTITCAGSHPTEVCSVVLDADCMRPVHTECNAVAPSPECQLVLRHFFKNSGVYCINVSMTNDFSLAVTSARVNVDMGSALSSSATVAMMGMLGVLIVALTVGTVAHTYKHRHFNSESEKSRVSQGRTCVPGMFWNCLGRRSAVDNCPLLQDRLV is encoded by the exons ATGCGGGCAGCTCTTTCAGTGCTGGTGCTGGCCTTGGTTTCATCGGCTGTGGCAA AGCCTAAAAACCGTTTCACCCGGTATCCATCATGGAACACCAGAATGTTTCCAATCTGGAAAGACGGGGACCCTCGCTACGCAGACTCTTGGAAAG GTGGGCATGTTAAATTCATTGTGGGAAACGATGCACCAACCCTGACTGGCGCCAAGGTTACCTTCACCATTGACCTGGAATTCCCTCACAACCAGAAGATTATGCCCAGTGGAGAGGTGGTGTGGGCCCAGGACTGCACAGTCAACG GAACTAACTACCGTGAGTCGGAGCCCGTGTAcccaacacagaacacagagtgGAAAGGAATCTTTCCTGATGGTACTCCGTTTAAAAAAGACAAGCAGCCAAGCTATGTGTTTGTCTGGAAGACCTGGG aTCAGTACTGGCAAGTGTCTGacggcccctcctcctccctgaccaTCAGCACAGACAACGTCCCTCTGGGCTCCTACACTGTGGACATTGTCATCTACCACTACCGCAGCAAGGAGAAGTTCATCCCTCTGGGCTACGCCTCCACTGAGTTCTCCATCACTG ATCAAATCCCCTTTGCTGTCTCTTTGACGCAAGTGAATGACATCGACGAGGCCGACTTGAGATTTGTCCAGAACAGGGCTATCGCCTTCAGTGTCTCTCTACATGACCCCAGCCAGTACCTGAGCAATGCTGACATCACCTACAACTGGGATTTTGGAGACAACAGTGGGGCCCTCATCTCCCGGGAGCTGACGGTCACACACACCTATGTGTCGTCTGGCTCCTTCAGGCCCAAGGTGGTGGTGCAGGCTGTCATCCCTGACATTAGATGTGTCACCCCGGCCAACACCCCCACCGTCAACTCTGTCACCTTACTGCCCCCCGGGCCATATGCAGATATGGCTTCCACAG CGAGCGCTCCAGCCGACGCCTCTGCTGCTCCGGTGCTGTCCTCCCAGAGGACTGTGTTCAGCCTGGACGTGGGCCCGACAGCGCCAACAGAGATGGACTCTGAGGAGGATGTGACCGAGGACGAGGCTTCCAGCACatctgctgctcctgctgctcaGGATGCAGTCCAGCTGGTCCAGACACCCTCTCCAATCAACCCTGGCGTCCCTACCGGCCCTGCCTTGGCCCCAGCAGCCTCCAAGGCTCTGGAGATGGCAGGCGGAGAGGCTGTGACTGCTG ATCGGGCAGCGACGAAGACAGGCCCAGGTCCTTCAGTGGTGGTTGCGAAGCGTGATGCAAATGACCCACCATCTGATGATGACTGTGTGATTTATCGCTATGGGTCCTTCTGTACTGGGATTGACGTTGTTG AGGGCATTGAGAGTGTGGAGATCGTCCAAGTGAGCAACACTGTGTTAAAGACCCCCGAGGCTGAGAAGAATGTGGTTGATCTTACCATTACCTGTGCAGGAAG CCACCCAACAGAGGTGTGCAGTGTGGTGCTGGATGCTGATTGCATGAGGCCAGTCCACACAGAGTGCAATGCAGTGGCTCCCTCTCCAGAGTGCCAGCTGGTTCTGCGCCACTTCTTCAAAAACTCAGGTGTCTACTGCATCAACGTGTCAATGACCAACGACTTCAGTCTGGCCGTCACGAGCGCTAGGGTGAACGTCGACATGG gttctgctctctcttcatctgCTACTGTGGCCATGATGGGCATGCTGGGGGTCCTGATTGTAGCTCTCACAGTAGGGACAGTAGCGCACACTTACAA GCACAGACATTTCAATAGTGAGTCTGAGAAGTCTCGGGTTAGCCAGGGACGGACCTGTGTTCCCGGGATGTTCTGGAATTGTCTGGGTCGACGGTCAGCTGTAGACAACTGCCCTCTTCTCCAAGACAGGCTAGTGTGA
- the LOC136945551 gene encoding tubulin alpha chain-like isoform X1 — MRECISVHVGQAGVQIGNACWELYCLEHGIQPDGQMPSDKSLGGGDDSFNTFFSETGAGKHVPRAVFVDLEPTVIDEVRSGTYRQLFHPEQLITGKEDAANNYARGHYTIGKEIIDLVLDRIRKLADQCTGLQGFLVFHSFGGGTGSGFTSLLMERLSVDYGKKSKLEFSIYPAPQVSTAVVEPYNSILTTHTTLEHSDCAFMVDNEAIYDICRRNLDIERPTYTNLNRLISQIVSSITASLRFDGALNVDLTEFQTNLVPYPRIHFPLATYAPVISAEKAYHEQLSVSEITNACFEPANQMVKCDPRHGKYMACCLLFRGDVVPKDVNAAIATIKTKRSIQFVDWCPTGFKVGINYQPPTVVPGGDLAKVQRAVCMLSNTTAIAEAWARLDHKFDLMYAKRAFVHWYVGEGMEEGEFSEAREDMAALEKDYEEVGVDSIEGEGEEEGEEY, encoded by the exons ATG CGTGAGTGTATCTCAGTCCACGTGGGCCAGGCTGGAGTCCAGATTGGAAATGCCTGCTGGGAGCTCTACTGTCTGGAGCATGGGATTCAGCCAGACGGTCAGATGCCCAGTGACAAAAGccttggaggaggagatgattcCTTCAACACCTTCTTCAGTGAGACTGGAGCTGGGAAGCATGTCcccagagctgtgtttgtggACCTAGAGCCCACAGTCATTG atgaGGTGCGCTCTGGAACCTACCGCCAGCTGTTCCACCCTGAGCAGCTCATCACTGGCAAGGAGGATGCGGCCAACAACTACGCCCGTGGACACTACACCATTGGCAAGGAGATTATTGACCTGGTGCTGGACAGGATCCGCAAACTG GCTGACCAGTGCACAGGCCTTCAGGGTTTCCTGGTCTTCCACAGCTTTGGAGGTGGAACTGGCTCTGGTTTCACCTCCCTGCTGATGGAGCGCCTGTCTGTTGACTACGGCAAGAAGTCCAAGCTGGAGTTCTCCATCTACCCAGCTCCCCAGGTGTCCACAGCTGTGGTGGAGCCCTACAACTCCATCCTgaccacccacaccaccctgGAGCACTCTGACTGTGCCTTCATGGTGGACAATGAGGCCATCTATGATATCTGCCGTAGGAACCTCGACATTGAGCGTCCTACCTACACCAACCTCAACAGGCTCATTAGTCAAATAGTTTCCTCCATCACCGCTTCCCTTCGTTTTGATGGTGCCCTCAATGTTGATCTGACAGAGTTCCAGACCAACTTGGTGCCCTATCCCCGTATCCATTTCCCTCTGGCCACCTATGCTCCAGTTATCTCAGCAGAGAAAGCTTACCATGAGCAGCTCTCTGTATCTGAAATCACCAACGCCTGCTTTGAGCCTGCCAATCAGATGGTTAAATGTGACCCTCGCCATGGAAAGTACATGGCCTGCTGCCTTCTGTTCCGTGGCGATGTGGTGCCCAAAGATGTCAATGCTGCCATTGCCACCATCAAGACCAAAAGGTCTATCCAGTTTGTTGACTGGTGCCCAACTGGTTTCAAGGTCGGCATCAACTACCAGCCCCCCACAGTGGTCCCTGGTGGAGACCTGGCCAAGGTCCAGAGGGCTGTGTGCATGCTGAGCAACACCACAGCTATTGCTGAGGCCTGGGCTCGGCTTGACCACAAGTTTGACCTGATGTATGCTAAACGTGCCTTTGTGCACTGGTATGTGGGTGAgggcatggaggagggagagttctCTGAGGCCAGAGAGGACATGGCAGCTCTGGAGAAGGAttatgaggaggtgggggtcgACTCCattgagggtgagggggaggaggagggagaggagtattGA